GATCAGTTGAACGGCATAAACAGTGCGATCAGAACCGACCAGCGCCATGAAGGCCGGATAGCCGGGAGTGCGGGTGCCGTCATAATGCGTCAGGCCGCCCAAAATCGCATTGGCCGACCGCCGGTAGCTGGCTGTGTCAGAATAGGACACCGGGGGGTACACCGCAAAGAGCAAGACCCTCAGGGCCACTGCCACCACAAGCACAATCAACAGCCAGGTTCGAAGCTGCCGGGCTTTTTGCTTATCTTCAGTAAGGATTGGTTTTTCCATTATTTATTTAGTTTCATCCCCGCCAGGGCATGAGCTTCTCGGGCAGTCCATGTATAGTCACTCACTGCCGCTTTGGCTGCCGAAGCCAGAGCAGCGCTACGGGCTGGGTCAGTCGCCAACTCACGAATCGCCTGCTGCCAGGCTTGTTCATCCTCCGGTGGGCAGAAAACCGCCATTTCCTCATTTAAAACTTCATGGATCACAGGCAGGTCACTGGCGATGATCGCCCGTCCAGCCGCCATATATTCGAACATTTTCATGGGGCTTGCAATCTCCGCTGAATTCCCACCACCGCTGCCCGCAATCTGGGTGCCATAGGGCATCAGGAGCACATCAGCCGCGGCTTGATAACGGGGCAGAATGGCATTATCAACAAAACCGGTCAGGGTGATGTTGTGAACGCCTTCATCTGCCAACCGCTGCTGCCATTGAGCCACATCCCCCGGCTGGCCGCCAACCCACAGGAAGTTGACCTCCGGCAGGGCTTTGGCCAAAGCCAGCATCAGTTCCATCCCACGTCCGGCATAGAAATGCCCGGTATAACCGGCGGTGAAGCCTTCGGGTACACCCAATTCCTTACGGGCTATTTTTTCATCAGGTAAATCCTGATAGCGTTCCAGTTCGACTCCATTGGGGCCAACCAAAATTTCATCCGCTTTTTCACTCAACCCGAAGGTCTCAATCAGGACATCCTTCAACGCCTGGGTGTTGGTCAGCACTCGCTGAGGCGTTTTGGATCGCCAAAAACGGTTGAACAACCAGGGACCCATCCTGCCCGTCACGCGGTCATGCAGTTCCAACAAAGCGGGCAAGCCGCGACCAAGGGCAAATACAGCCGCCTGCAAAACCCAGGTGTAGACCAGGTCCGGTGACAACTGTTTGGCACGGCGAACGGCCTTAAAAGCATAGTCATAACGCTTAAAGGTCAGGTTTTCAGGAATCCACTCGACCTGAAAGGGAACCTGCAAGCCGTAATGGTCTTGAAGCGCGTCCCAAGGGGCGTTTTCATGCCCCGGCACCAACAAAGTCACCTCATGGCCCAGTTCAGCGAGGGCATGAGCCGCCTTCATCACTTGGATGCTATTAGCAGCGTTGGAGGGGACAAAAGATGCAGCGATACAAACAATTCTCATTAGAAAATCCGGGTATGCC
This Chloroflexota bacterium DNA region includes the following protein-coding sequences:
- a CDS encoding glycosyltransferase, encoding MRIVCIAASFVPSNAANSIQVMKAAHALAELGHEVTLLVPGHENAPWDALQDHYGLQVPFQVEWIPENLTFKRYDYAFKAVRRAKQLSPDLVYTWVLQAAVFALGRGLPALLELHDRVTGRMGPWLFNRFWRSKTPQRVLTNTQALKDVLIETFGLSEKADEILVGPNGVELERYQDLPDEKIARKELGVPEGFTAGYTGHFYAGRGMELMLALAKALPEVNFLWVGGQPGDVAQWQQRLADEGVHNITLTGFVDNAILPRYQAAADVLLMPYGTQIAGSGGGNSAEIASPMKMFEYMAAGRAIIASDLPVIHEVLNEEMAVFCPPEDEQAWQQAIRELATDPARSAALASAAKAAVSDYTWTAREAHALAGMKLNK